A segment of the Thermus islandicus DSM 21543 genome:
TGCAGCCCCCTCGGTAAGGAGGGAGGTTCCCAGGTAGAGGAGCGCCAAGACCCCGAGGACCTCCATCCCTAACCCTGGGCTCCCAGGAGGACCTCGGGGAGGTCCCCGATGAGGCCGTCCACGCCGAGGCTCAGGAGTCTCTTGGCCTCCTCGGTTTCGTTCACCGTCCAGGGGATGACGAAAAACCCCGCCTCCTTCCAGCGAGCGAGGCTTTCCTCATCCACCAGGGCCTTGTGGGGATGCACCCCTTCGAGGCCTAAGGCCCGGGCTAGGGGGCCCAGGTCTTCCTCGGCGAAGAGGAGGGCCCGTGGGAGGCCATACCCCCCAAGGAGGTAGAGGGCCACCGGATCAAAGCTGGAGATAAGGACCCTGGAGGCCAGGGGCTTGAGGGCCTCCGCCAGGGCCCGGGCCCCTGAGGGGAAGCCGGGGATGGACTTGAGCTCGGCGTTCAAAACCGCCTCCGGATAATCCTGGAAAAGCTCCAGTACCTCTTCCAGGGTGGGCACCCAAGGTTCCAAGGCCCTGAGCTCCTCCAGGCTCAGGGCGAACACCGGGCCCTTGGGGGTGGTGAGGTCGTGGCGGACGACGAGGCGCCCTTCCCGAGTGGTCTGGACGTCCAGCTCTACTCCGGAGAGGCCGGCCTCGAGGGCCAAGCGAAGGCTTTCCAGGGTGTTTTCCCTGGCCCTCCTAGGGGCACCGCGGTGGCCCAGGAGAAGGGGCTTTTTCACGGGGACCTCCGGGAAACCCTCTGGGCGTCTATGGCTTCCTGTGAGCGTTCCAGGTACCAGCCCGCATCGGGTTTCCGCAGGGCTAGGGCCACGTAGAGGGCGTCCACCACGGCCAGGTGGACCACCCGGGTGGCCATGGCTTCTTTTCCTGACATTAGGGATGGAGACATACGCAGCGTCACCGCTTTCTCAGGAGGGCAAGGCCTGCTAGGGCCAGAAGCGTGGTGTAGAGGAGGAGGCTTGCTACGGCGCTCGCCGCCCGGAAGTCTTCGCGCAGGCTCTGGAAGAGGAGGAGAGGGAGGGTTACCGTGCCGAAACCGGCCACCATGCTGGTTACCTCAAACTCTCCCATGGAGATGGCGAAGGCCACCAGGCTTCCTGAAAGGACCGCCGGCAGCAGGTTGGGCAGGAGCACATAGCGCATTCGCGCGAAGAGACCGGCTCCTGAGGCCTGAGCGGCCTCCATGAGGAGCCGCACCTCTATTCCCGAAAGACCAGCGTAGACCGTACGGAAGAAGAAGGGAAAGCCCAAGGCGGCGTGGCCGAAGACCACGATCCAGAAGGTACCGGAAAGGGCCAGGGGCGGGCGGTTGAAGGCCAGGAGGAAGCCTAAGCCCACCACAAGGGGCGGCACTAGCAGGGGAAGGACTTGGAGGAAGCGCCTCAGGCTTTCCCCTTCCCGCCCCGGCCAGGTGTGGGCTACATAGGCCGTGGGCACCCCTACGAGGATATTGAGGGCTACGGCAAGGGCTGCGATGCGCAAGGAGAGGAGGGCCCCTTCCAGGTATCGGGCATCGGTGAGAATCCGCCTGTACCACGCAAGGGTGAAGCCTTCCGGAAGGACGCCTAGCCAGACCTGGCTGAAGGAATAGACCACCGGGGCCAGCATAGGCAGGATGAGGTAGAGGAGGAAAAGGACGAAGGCGAGCCAGCCTAGGGCCCTCACCGCCGCCACCTCCTTTCCCAAAGGGCGAGAAGATATAGGCCAAGGCCCGTGGTGGCCATGAGGACCACCGCTAGAGCG
Coding sequences within it:
- a CDS encoding glycerophosphodiester phosphodiesterase translates to MKKPLLLGHRGAPRRARENTLESLRLALEAGLSGVELDVQTTREGRLVVRHDLTTPKGPVFALSLEELRALEPWVPTLEEVLELFQDYPEAVLNAELKSIPGFPSGARALAEALKPLASRVLISSFDPVALYLLGGYGLPRALLFAEEDLGPLARALGLEGVHPHKALVDEESLARWKEAGFFVIPWTVNETEEAKRLLSLGVDGLIGDLPEVLLGAQG
- a CDS encoding ABC transporter permease, coding for MGKEVAAVRALGWLAFVLFLLYLILPMLAPVVYSFSQVWLGVLPEGFTLAWYRRILTDARYLEGALLSLRIAALAVALNILVGVPTAYVAHTWPGREGESLRRFLQVLPLLVPPLVVGLGFLLAFNRPPLALSGTFWIVVFGHAALGFPFFFRTVYAGLSGIEVRLLMEAAQASGAGLFARMRYVLLPNLLPAVLSGSLVAFAISMGEFEVTSMVAGFGTVTLPLLLFQSLREDFRAASAVASLLLYTTLLALAGLALLRKR